The Novipirellula caenicola genome has a window encoding:
- a CDS encoding DUF1501 domain-containing protein, with protein sequence MASPRPLNRRDLIHWATGLGVSFALPGMDLRAAERRGTERPRSLITLWLSGGPSQLETWDPHPTTRIGGPTGAISTSLPEVQIASSFPRLADQMHHLSVIRSLVSKEGDHDRASYLVKTGFRPDPTLRHPSVGAIVAHALPYEPLEIPPVISLGYDNHLSRGGFLGGRFDALRVREPGSSNDNLRAWLAAPRQQRRLSHLDVVAQAFSRGRESVVDRTMHSENVDAALTMMTSDQLKAFELSEESASTLANYGDSNFGRGCLVARRLVQQGVRAIEVTLQNFDTHSDNFAQHRELAAVLDPAFAALMKDLHERDLLSSTVVLCLGEFGRTPKINGADGRDHWPHGFSCLLGGGGLRSGVRIGATDPSGERESPEDPTTVADLYATVLKGLGVDPSHEIDTSIGRPIRYSDGTPITRLLA encoded by the coding sequence ATGGCATCACCGCGACCTCTCAATCGACGCGATCTGATTCACTGGGCCACCGGGCTAGGCGTCTCGTTTGCATTGCCAGGCATGGATTTGCGGGCGGCCGAACGACGTGGGACCGAGCGACCGCGATCGCTGATCACGCTGTGGTTATCCGGTGGACCGAGTCAATTGGAGACATGGGATCCGCACCCGACAACTCGGATCGGTGGCCCCACAGGGGCGATTTCGACGTCGCTTCCCGAGGTACAAATTGCCAGCTCGTTTCCGAGGCTAGCGGACCAGATGCATCACTTGTCAGTGATCCGTTCGCTGGTTTCGAAGGAGGGCGACCACGACCGCGCCTCGTATTTGGTCAAGACCGGATTTCGTCCCGATCCGACGCTTCGTCATCCGTCAGTCGGCGCGATTGTTGCCCACGCGTTGCCCTATGAACCGCTGGAAATCCCGCCGGTCATTTCGCTGGGCTACGACAATCACCTTTCGCGGGGCGGTTTTTTAGGCGGCCGCTTTGACGCGTTGCGAGTGCGAGAGCCAGGGTCATCGAATGACAATTTGAGGGCTTGGTTGGCGGCGCCGCGTCAACAACGGCGGTTGTCGCACTTGGACGTGGTCGCCCAGGCCTTCTCGCGCGGACGCGAATCGGTCGTGGATCGCACCATGCACTCGGAAAACGTCGATGCCGCGTTGACGATGATGACGTCGGATCAACTCAAGGCTTTTGAACTAAGTGAGGAATCGGCATCGACGTTGGCGAATTACGGTGATTCGAACTTTGGTCGAGGCTGTTTAGTGGCGCGTCGATTGGTCCAACAAGGGGTGCGAGCGATCGAGGTGACGTTACAAAACTTTGACACTCACAGCGATAACTTTGCCCAGCACCGTGAACTTGCGGCCGTGCTCGACCCCGCGTTTGCGGCATTGATGAAGGATTTGCACGAGCGAGACCTGCTGAGTTCGACCGTGGTGTTGTGTTTGGGTGAGTTCGGCCGCACGCCGAAGATCAACGGAGCGGACGGACGCGATCATTGGCCCCACGGATTCTCATGTTTGCTCGGCGGTGGCGGGTTGCGAAGCGGCGTGCGGATCGGAGCGACTGACCCCAGCGGAGAACGCGAGAGCCCCGAGGACCCGACCACGGTGGCGGATCTGTACGCCACCGTACTGAAAGGGCTTGGCGTTGATCCGTCGCACGAAATCGACACCTCGATCGGCCGTCCAATCCGCTACAGCGACGGCACCCCGATCACCCGTTTGTTGGCATAG